Proteins encoded in a region of the Zea mays cultivar B73 chromosome 4, Zm-B73-REFERENCE-NAM-5.0, whole genome shotgun sequence genome:
- the LOC118476908 gene encoding uncharacterized protein, which translates to MKVGSQMKQMNKSLREKRAKLYIIRRCVVMLLRWSD; encoded by the coding sequence ATGAAGGTTGGAAGCCAGATGAAGCAGATGAACAAGTCTCTGAGGGAGAAGAGGGCCAAGCTCTACATCATCCGCCGCTGCGTGGTCATGCTTCTCCGCTGGAGTGATTGA